In Fluviicola taffensis DSM 16823, the following are encoded in one genomic region:
- a CDS encoding beta-ketoacyl-ACP synthase III, which yields MSLKEVYITRTAAFLPNNPVSNDEMEGYLGLINDRASKSRRIVLRNNGIKNRYYAIQKDGTATHTNAEMVSLAIRKLFEKNPTELKSVDLISCGTSSPDQMMPSHGVMVHGWLPESGNIEVVSPSGVCCSGMHAMKYAFMSIKSGMSTKAISSGSERLSRVLSADKFELEIQKLNELEENPYLSFDKDFLRWMLSDGAAVFMLEDKKSTDGPSLRIDWVEGISFANEIESCMYMAAEKMSDGTLKSYMDYEPQEMIEKSILSIKQDVKLLDEHIVKLGFNKLKTKFEENNLTNNDVTWFLPHMSSYFFEDKIYAQLADNGMEIPKDRWFSNLATHGNVGAGSIYLMVDELFNSGKLKVGDTILLAVPESSRFSYVFAYLTVC from the coding sequence ATGAGTTTGAAAGAAGTATACATTACACGCACGGCAGCTTTTTTACCTAATAATCCAGTTTCAAATGATGAAATGGAGGGTTATTTAGGTTTAATTAACGACCGTGCATCTAAATCGAGAAGAATCGTTTTGCGTAATAACGGAATTAAAAACCGATATTATGCTATTCAAAAAGATGGAACTGCAACACATACGAATGCAGAAATGGTTTCATTGGCGATTCGTAAATTATTTGAAAAAAATCCAACAGAATTAAAATCGGTTGATTTAATTAGTTGTGGAACCTCCTCACCAGATCAAATGATGCCCTCTCATGGCGTTATGGTTCACGGTTGGCTGCCAGAATCTGGGAACATTGAGGTAGTCTCACCATCGGGCGTTTGTTGCTCTGGAATGCACGCTATGAAATATGCGTTCATGTCCATTAAATCTGGAATGAGTACAAAAGCTATTTCATCCGGTTCAGAAAGATTATCACGTGTATTAAGCGCAGACAAATTTGAATTAGAAATTCAAAAGTTAAACGAACTAGAAGAAAATCCATACTTGTCATTCGACAAAGATTTTTTACGATGGATGCTTTCAGATGGTGCTGCTGTTTTCATGCTAGAGGACAAAAAAAGTACGGATGGCCCATCTTTGAGGATTGATTGGGTGGAAGGAATTTCCTTTGCCAATGAAATTGAGTCTTGTATGTACATGGCTGCCGAGAAAATGAGCGACGGAACTTTGAAGAGTTACATGGATTACGAACCTCAAGAAATGATTGAAAAATCTATTTTGAGTATCAAACAAGACGTTAAGTTGTTAGATGAACATATTGTCAAACTAGGATTCAACAAATTGAAAACCAAGTTTGAAGAGAATAATTTAACAAATAATGACGTAACTTGGTTCCTCCCTCATATGTCAAGTTATTTCTTTGAAGACAAAATTTATGCTCAATTGGCAGATAATGGAATGGAAATTCCAAAAGACCGTTGGTTTTCCAATTTAGCAACTCATGGAAACGTAGGTGCAGGATCAATTTACTTAATGGTTGATGAATTGTTCAATAGTGGTAAATTAAAAGTTGGTGATACGATTTTACTTGCTGTACCAGAAAGTTCACGTTTCTCTTACGTATTTGCTTATTTAACCGTTTGTTAA